TTCTATTTCTGATAATATTTCCTTGGTGAAATTCGCCGAAGAACATAAAATTGACCTAACTGTTGTAGGACCAGAATTACCATTGGCAAACGGTTTGGTAGATGCTTTTGAAGAAGCAGGATTAAAAGCTTTTGGCCCAACAAAAGCAGCAGCTGAAATTGAAGGATCAAAAGCTTTTTCTAAATGGTTAATGAAAAAATACGAAATTCCTACAGCTAAATTTGAAGTATTTACTGATGCTCAAAAAGCGCGTGAATATATAAAAGCGCAAGGTGCACCAATTGTTATTAAGGCCGATGGCTTAGCGGCAGGCAAAGGTGTAATTGTAGCAGCGACACTACAAGAGGCTTTAGAAGCTGTGGATAGCATTATGTGCGATCATACTTTTGGTGATGCTGGAAGTCGCGTAGTGATTGAAGAATGCTTGGTTGGTGAAGAAGCTTCCCTACTTGCATTTACGGATGGTAAAACGATTATTCCAATGATTTCTTCACAAGATCATAAACGTGCATTTGATAATGATGAAGGTCCAAATACTGGTGGGATGGGAACTTATGCACCAGCTCCAGTATTAACGCAAGATTTACTCAAGCAAGTACAAAAAGAAATTCTTGAACCAACCGTAAAAGCAATGCAGCAAGAAGGCCGGAAATACTGCGGTTGTTTATATGCAGGTCTTATGATTACAGCAGACGGTCCGAAAGTTATTGAGTTCAATGCACGCTTTGGTGATCCGGAAACACAAGTTGTATTGCCATTATTGGATGGTGATTTAGCACAAATTATGCTAGCGTGTATTGAGGGGAATTTAGCTAAAACTGAAGTGAAATGGGAAGAAAAAGCGACTGTTTGTGTAGTTATGGCAGCAGGTGGTTATCCAGCGAATTATAAAAAAGGTGATGTAATCACTGGCATGGATAAAGCAGAGGCTGATGGGGCGGTGGTATTCCATGCAGGTACGGCAAAAACGGAGGCTGGAATTGTAACCAATGGCGGACGCGTATTAGGCGTTACAGCGAAAGCAGATAATATTAAAGAGGCTGTAGATAAAGCCTATAAAGCAGTTAGCAAAATTAATTTTGCAAAAGTACACTATCGTAAGGATATTGCATATCGTGCAATTGCTCGTTTAAAATAAAGAGTATTTTTTAAATCATGGGAAAGTATATCAATAATACTACCCATGATTTTTTTGATTGAAAAAGGTATAATGTCATAGATTGACGAATAAAAGAATGCAGGAAGGAGTATGTATATGGATGTTGGTTTATTATTAGTGAATATTGGTTTAATTATTATGCTGCTGGCGAGTTTAGGATTAACGATCATCGGTATGCCCGGGAATATTGTTATTTTTCTTACTGCACTTGCCTATGGCTTTTATGATCACTTTGTCCATCTTTCTCTTATGGATTTAGGCATTGTATTGGGTGCTATTATATTAGGTGAAGTATTTGAAACATTTACAGGTGCAGTTTGGGCAAGCAGAGAGAAAGCATCAAAACGTGCTGTTATATTTGCTGTAATTGGAACAGTTATTGGAGGACTTATAGGCACGGCTTTTACTCCTATTATTGGCTCAATTATTGGCGCCTTAGCCGGTGGATTTACAGTAAGTTGGTTTGTTGAGTATCAACTAACTAATGATAAAGAACATGCAATTCGTGTGGCAACGAGTGTAATAAAAGGACAGATACTTGGTGTGATCATAAAATTCACCATTGCGTTAGTTACGATTATTTATTTATTATTTAATTTAGCATGGTAACTAAGTTGTTAGCTGAGAAATATCATAGGAAGAGAAAAAAAGTATATACTATTAAAAACTTATTTATCAGATGACTAATCTACTCATCTGACGAAATAAGCGATTCACACAAAATCAAATGTTTTGGTTCTCTGCTTATAAGACGCTCGCCTTCTATAGGTGAGAGATATACCCACAGGCGAGAAGCTAAGTTTCTGAATCAAGTTTACTTTATAAAAATTTTTAGTCAGATGTAAATTTACAAAATAGACGTATAATTTAGAACTAAGATTCTAGATTTAGAATAAGGAGGATATTGATGTCACTTATAGTTGGTCAAGAGTATAGTGGATTTGAATTAAAAGAAATAGCAGAGGTTAAAGAAATAGGCTCAACAGCTTATCAGTTTATCCATAAAAAAAGCGGCGCAAAATTATTATTTATGGAAAATGAAGATGACAATAAAGTTTTTTCGATTACGTTTCGAACGCCACCGAATGACAGTACGGGTGTACCGCATATTGTAGAACATTCTGTATTATGTGGTTCGCGGAAGTTCCCAATGAAAGAACCATTTGTAGAGCTTGTTAAGGGGTCATTAAATACGTATTTAAATGCAATGACGTTTTCAGATAAAACGATGTATCCAGTCGCAAGTCGCAACGATAAAGATTTTCAAAATCTAATGGATGTTTATCTTGATGCGGTGTTTTATCCTGTAATGTATGATTGTCCAGAAGTTTTTATGCAGGAAGGCTGGCATTATGAAGCGGAATCGAAAGATTCCGAATTGAGATATAAAGGTGTTGTATACAATGAAATGAAAGGGGCTTTTTCTTCTCCAGAGGCTATTTTGGACAAGGAAATTCTCGCTTCTTTATTTCCTGATACCACGTATGGATATGAGTCTGGAGGAGATCCAGATGTAATTCCAGAGCTTACATTAGAAGGTTTTTTAGCTTTTCATCAAAAATATTATCACCCATCCAATAGTTATATTTATTTGTATGGAAAGATGGATATAGTAGAAAAATTATCGTTTTTAGATAAAGAATATTTAAGTGCTTTTGAAGCGAAATCGATTGATTCAACCATCCAAGAACAAAAACTGTTTAGTGAGCCAAAGTATGTAGAAAGTTATTATCCAGCTTCGGCAAATGAAGATATTCAGGACAAAACGTTTTTAAGTTTAAATTGTATTGTTGGAAAAGCAGAAGAAACGGAAACAATGATGGCATTGCAAATCCTTGAGCATTTCTTATTGAGAACACAATCAGCACCATTGAAGAAAGCTTTGATTGATGCAAACATCGGTAAAGACGTATTGAGCTCATTTGCAGATAGTATCTTACAGCCATCCTTTAGCATTATTGTTAGTGGTTCTGATGTTGATCAAGTAGAAGCGTTTAAACGGGTGACGAAAGAAACATTAGAAAAGTTAGCCCGTGAGGGAATTGATCGAGAGTTAATTGAAGCATCGATTAATTTATTAGAATTTAAATTGCGTGAAGCTGATTTTGGGCAAAGTCCAAAGGGTTTAATTTACAATATTAAATGTATGGATAGTTGGCTTTATGATGCCAGTCCATTATTAGGGATTTCGTATGAAAAGCCTTTGGAACACATTAAGAGTGCGCTAGATAATCGTTATTTTGAAAAACTAATTGAAACAAGATTTCTTAATAACTCACATATGACGTTAGTAGTATTAAAGCCAAAACAAGGGTTAGGCGAATTGCGTGCCAAAGAAATCAGAACAGAATTAGCTGCACATAAAGCAAAGTTATCGGAAACAGAAATTGAAAACTATATAGAAATGACGAAAAAATTACAGCTTCGCCAAGAAACCCCTGATACACCAGATGCTTTAGCGACAATTCCATTATTAAAACTACAAGACATTGAGCCGAAATCTGAACAACTGATTTTAGAAGAAAAAAACATTTTAAATACACAAGTGTTATTCCATCCTATTTCCACCAATAAAATTGCCTATTTGAATTTATATTTTGATGCAGCGACTTTGCCGCAAGATTTAGTTTTATATGCTTATTTATTGGCAGAGCTGTTAGGCAAAGTATCAACGGAAAATTATGAATATAGTTCACTGGCAAATGAAGTAAATAGCAGTACGGGCGGCATTGCGTATGATGTGATTGCATTTACGGAAAGTCATAGTGCAGAGGTTTATTATCCGAAATTTAAGGTTAAGGCAAAAGCTTTGGTCAAAAAACTTCCAAAGCTAATGAAACTTTTGTCTGAGGTTTTAACAAAGAGTAAATTTGATGATAAAAAACGTGTAAAAGAATTGATCGCACAATTAAAATCCTCACTCGAAATGTATTTGCTTAGAAATGCGCAACAAGTGGTTGCAGGTCGCGTTTTATCCTATTTTTCACCGGCAAGTCGGTATAATGAGCAAGGCTTGTTAAGCTTTTATGAGTTTATCGTAGACTTAAATAAGAATTTTGAATCGCACTATGCTGTTATTCAAGAAAATTTTGCGAAAATTATGCCGATGCTCTTTAATAAAAATGAAATGGTTACAAGCATTACTTTAGATAAAAGCGATTATGATATTTTTGCAAAAGAGTACCCAAAATTTTTAAATGTTTTACATGACATAAAATTTGCAAAGCAAGAATATGAATTTACAATTGATAAATTGAATGAAGGTTTAATGACGTCAAGTAAAATTCAATATGTAGCAAAAGGTGCGAATTTTAATCGCTTAGGTTTTGCATTTAGTGGAAGCCTACGTGTTTTAGAGACAATTTTACGTTATGATTACCTATGGAATCGTATCCGTGTACAAGGTGGAGCTTATGGCGCGTTTACGCAATTTAGACGTACGGGGAATATGGTTTTTGGCTCTTATCGAGATCCAAATCTAGCAGAAACCATTGATGTATATAATGAAACTGCAAATTATATGCGTAACTTTACTGTAGATGAACGTGAAATGACAAAATACATCATCGGGTCAATGAGTACGCTTGATACACCGCTTACGCCGCAAATGAAGGGTGAAGTTGCAGCTGAATGTCATATTCGACATATTACACAAGCAGATATACAAAGGGAACGAGACCAAGTACTGGCAACAAAGCAAGAGGATATTAGAAGTTTAGCTAACTTAATTGATGCGTGTATGAAAGAAAATTATCTTTGCGTATTAGGCGGGGAAGAAAAGATAAAAGAAAATAAAGAGATATTTAATAACTTAAAACAAGTATTTAATTAATCAATAAAAAAGATTGCCGTATTTACAATAATGCGTGCAATCTTTTTTTCGAATTTTTTATTGTAAATCCAAAAATAAGAAGTTAACAAGTCGAAAAAAGATGATATAATGTAGAATGAGTCGTTTGGAGGGAATTGTTTGATTGATTTACATTGTGATACAATTTCTGCTTTATATAATAATCCTGAATATGGTTCTTTAAAAAAAAACTCGCTTCAGGTAGATATAGAAAAGTTGAAACAGGGGCATAGTACTGCCCAGTTTTTTGCGATGTTTGTTGATACAGCAGTAATTGAAGATTCTTTTTTATATTGCAATAATTTAATTCGTAAATTTTATCAAGAATTAGCCTTAAATAAAGACTGTATAGAAATTGCTCACAATTTTTATGAGTATTTACAAAATGATAAGAATAAGAAAATATCTGCTTTTTTAACGATTGAAGAAGGCGCAGTGCTAAAAGGTGATTTAACGAATATTAATAGATTTTATCAGCAAGGGGTTCGTTTAATTACTTTGACCTGGAACTATGCCAATGAAATTGGCTATCCGAATTTTAATTTTACATATCAAAATAAAGGCTTAACTTCTTTTGGAAAATCAGTTGTTTGCGAGATGAATCGCTTGGGGATGATTGTCGATGTGTCACATTTGTCTGATCAGGGGTTTTATGATGTTGCAAAAGTTAGTTCTAAACCTTTTATTGTATCTCACTCTAATAGTCGTGATGTAGTTTATCATAGTCGTAATTTGACTAATGATATGATACGAATAGTAGGGGAAAAAGGCGGTGTCATAGGTATTAATTTTTCTAATAATCTTTTGTCTGGATCAAGTTATAGTTATGTGGAAGATATGATACGGCATATTAAGCATATTTATCAAATTGGTGGCAGTGATGTATTGGCCTTGGGGACTGATTTTGATGGAATTCATGCAATTTTGGAAATTGAAAACATTGGTCAAATTGACAAATTATTTGGAGCTTTGAAAAGTCAAGGGTTTAAAAATGATGATATTGAAAAACTTTCTAAGTTAAATTGTTTAAGGGTAATTAAAGATTGTCTAGTTTAGGAACAAAGGGATGGGAGTGGTAATATGGACAAAATTAAAGATCAGATTGATTTAAGCGATCCCAAAAATAAACGTCAGCATATTTTGGATGCAGCTTACATTGTATTCTCACGTAAAGGGTTTCATCGTGCAACAGTAGATGAAATTATAAAGTTAGCGGATACCGGAAAAGGAACAGTATACAATTATTTTATTAATAAAGAAAATTTATTTTATACTTTAATAGAAGAAAGAAGTGCCCCTTTTCGTCATCATATTTCTAATATAAAGAAGGATAATATTCCGCCATTAGAGAAAATACGATTAATGACACGTGAGTTTTTATCTTTTTATGATAAACATGCAGATTTATGGCGTGTTTTTATGCATGAAGTTCGTTGTTTTGGGGAAGTGGGCTATCCAGGGTTTAGTGAAGAACAGCAAAAAAAATGTCGGAGAAATTTTGAAGAACCTTTAGAAACCTTAGAAGCTGTGATAAAAGAGGGAATTGAACAAGGACTTCTTATCGTAGCAAGTTCTAAACAAGCTGCCTATGGTTTATTAAGCGCAATTCTTGCGATTGTGTTTCAAAAGTTAATTGGTGATGAATTTGACCAAACCGCAGAAAATATTGCTCGAGTATTTTTATTTGGTATCGCAAATAAATAAGTGCTATAATATAGCCTTGTAAATGATTTTGCAGGGGGCATTTTTTTGGAAATCGATATTACCGAGAAAGTATATAAAATAATAAAATATTGTTTGATTTGTATCTTATTTCTTGTACTTGGAATGAGTTCAATCATATATTGCTGGCAAAAAAATGATGTTTATCTTGTTATCTCTGATGCGCAAATTCAAGGAAAAAACGTAAATATCATGAGTAAGGTATCAGGTACGGTACAAGATATTTTAGTAGAAGATGGAGCTATGGTGGAAGCTGGTCAGACAATTGCAATTTTGCAAGTCGAAATTTCGCCAGAGCAAATAAAAGAATTAGAAAATAATTTAGAAAATGAAAAACTTCATTATAACAATATACTATCAACACCGGATGTGATTACGCCATCTGTGCAGAATAATACAGTAGTAGATCAAGCATCTGTTGAATCAGCGCAGAAAAATTTAGACAGAGCAGCTGCGAATAGGGACAAGATGGAGAAGCTATTTGCTATGGGAGCGATTAGCGCTGTACAAAATAATGCAGCGCAAGTTGCTTATCAGGCAGCTCTAGATAATTTTACTGCTGCAAATACACCTAGAGTAAATTCCACAGCGGTAGTTAATCAGGTTGCGAATAAGCAAGAGCTATTGCGTATTGCTCAATTACAGATTGACCAGGCTAAATTAGCGTATGAGCAAAGTAAATCTGCCCAGCAATCTGCAGTTATTACTGCGCCAGTGAGTGGAATGGTAAATTTGAATAGTTTTACAATAGATACAAAGGTTCAAGCAGGGCAGAATTTATTTACTGTAAGCGATATTGCTGATGTTTGGGTAGAAGCTAAAATTAATCGAAATGATGTTTATAAAGTGGGGTTAGGCAATTTCTCAAGTTATTCAATAACAGAATATCCAAGGCTAATTTTTAAAGGAACGGTCTTTGATATTATAGGTGATGAAGCTTTGGAACAGGTTGATGATAATATGGCGATACTAAAGATTTCTGTTCCAATGGATGAAGATACGGTATTTAAACCGGGAATGCGTGTAAATTTAAAAATTACATTATAAAAGAATTTAGTAAAATTAAATTTACTATTCAATTTTCAGCATATTAAAAAGGTCTCTTTTAGTTTATATTTCTATGAATAAAAATTTAAAAAATATGCAAAACAAAAGTCGTCGACCACAGATAGCGTAAAAACAGCTAGAGGTCGACGACTTTTTAATAAAAAGTTTATGGGTTTTTAAAAGAAAATGCCAATAAAGTTAAGTATTTGTATAAATATTAGTGGATTTTTCGATATTTTAAGGTATAATTAGGGTTATTAGATTACCTATAAGGAATTGAAACTCATCTTCTGTGCCAATGTAAACATAATCGGGAATAGGTTATTAGATTACCTATAAGGAATTGAAACTAGCATACGATATGTGTGTTTGTCAAATTTTTACCGTTATTAGATTACCTATAAGGAATTGAAACGAGGTCAACATACTCACTCACCTCTATTTGAATCTTATCGTTATTAGATTACCTATAAGGAATTGAAACTCTAATCCTTGCTAAAGTGGCTCAAAACACAAGCGGTGGTTATTAGATTACCTATAAGGAATTGAAACCTTGAAGATGTACTCGTAATTGATGCACCTTCAATTTAGTTATTAGATTACCTATAAGGAATTGAAACTGGTCAATGGCGCAGGAAGTTCATGCAAAAATGAGTTATTAGATTACCTATAAGGAATTGAAACGTATCACCAGAAGGTATTACAATTGAAGTAAAAGCCTCTGTTATTAGATTACCTATAAGGAATTGAAACAGATAACCTCTTCCATATTACATCCCTCGATAGTGTTATTAGATTACCTATAAGGAATTGAAACTGGAGGTGGCATAGTTGGCTAGATATTTTGTGGAGTTATTAGATTACCTATAAGGAATTGAAACTATATCTATGTGGAATGATAGAGATTGGAGTATCCAAGTTATTAGATTACCTATAAGGAATTGAAACCTCTTTTATATGCCACAGTTACGCAAACCCTTGTTACAGTTATTAGATTACCTATAAGGAATTGAAACGTGATTGAGTATGTGGGATATGGATAATGTAGAAAATGGTTATTAGATTACCTATAAGGAATTGAAACAAGGTTAAGCTTGCATTGCCCTGTTTGTCGTTTTCTATGGTTATTAGATTACCTATAAGGAATTGAAACTCTAAACCAGCAATTCGACTACCATCGTGAATAACAATGTTATTAGATTACCTATAAGGAATTGAAACGAAGAATAAAGGGGGAGTTAAAAGTGGGTCAATTTAGTTATTAGCTTACCTATAAGGAATGATTACAAACTAAGTTTATTTGAAGGAGGCGTCCTGTAATCAGGGCCCGCAAGTTACTTGGAGTGTTCTTCTGCCTTTCAGAGGGGAAATAAAAAAACTTGTTACACTTTAATTTGTAATAAGTTTTTTATGTGGAATTTATGGAATTTATCTGTTATAATAAATCATAATGTTTTCACAAGATAAAGAATAAAAGTAGTAAAGAGAGAAAATGCTATAAGAAAAGAGTTTTTAAAGTATTATGCTAAGGGGTGTTTTTATGTCGGCAAATCCTAAATTAAAGGATGAATTAACAGATCAATTATGTAAAGCAGTTTTGTTATTGAAAGATACGGAAGAGTGTTATCAATTTTTTGAGGATATTTGTACAATTAGTGAAATAAAAGCTCTGGCGCAGCGGCTAGAAGTTGCACGTATGCTTAGAGATGGTCATACTTATGATGATATTGTTGACCGAACTGGTGCAAGTACAGCAACGATTAGCAGGGTAAAACGTTGTTTAAATTATGGCGCAGATGGATATAAATCTATTTTAGAGAGATTAGATGAGCGGAAAAAGAAATAGTGGTGAGGGGAGAAGATGATGAGTAAAAATGAATTCGTTTTGCAGATTCCTTATGGAACTAGAGATTTTTTGCCAGGCGAAGCAGCTTGTAAGAGAGAAATTGAGGATTCGCTTGCGGAGGTATTTGATCAATGGGGTTATGATGAAGTTGTTACGCCGACAATTGAATATTTAGATACGTTAACTATTGGGAATGGCAGTGAAGTTGAGCCCCATATGTTTAAATTTTTTGATAAAAACAATCGGACATTAGCTTTGCGTCATGAAATGACGACACCAATTGCGAGAGTTGCAGCAAGTCGTTT
This genomic interval from Selenobaculum gibii contains the following:
- the purD gene encoding phosphoribosylamine--glycine ligase — protein: MRILVIGGGGREHTLAWKLSQSQGVEKMYAIPGNPGMESLAECISNISISDNISLVKFAEEHKIDLTVVGPELPLANGLVDAFEEAGLKAFGPTKAAAEIEGSKAFSKWLMKKYEIPTAKFEVFTDAQKAREYIKAQGAPIVIKADGLAAGKGVIVAATLQEALEAVDSIMCDHTFGDAGSRVVIEECLVGEEASLLAFTDGKTIIPMISSQDHKRAFDNDEGPNTGGMGTYAPAPVLTQDLLKQVQKEILEPTVKAMQQEGRKYCGCLYAGLMITADGPKVIEFNARFGDPETQVVLPLLDGDLAQIMLACIEGNLAKTEVKWEEKATVCVVMAAGGYPANYKKGDVITGMDKAEADGAVVFHAGTAKTEAGIVTNGGRVLGVTAKADNIKEAVDKAYKAVSKINFAKVHYRKDIAYRAIARLK
- a CDS encoding DUF456 domain-containing protein, with amino-acid sequence MDVGLLLVNIGLIIMLLASLGLTIIGMPGNIVIFLTALAYGFYDHFVHLSLMDLGIVLGAIILGEVFETFTGAVWASREKASKRAVIFAVIGTVIGGLIGTAFTPIIGSIIGALAGGFTVSWFVEYQLTNDKEHAIRVATSVIKGQILGVIIKFTIALVTIIYLLFNLAW
- a CDS encoding insulinase family protein, which produces MSLIVGQEYSGFELKEIAEVKEIGSTAYQFIHKKSGAKLLFMENEDDNKVFSITFRTPPNDSTGVPHIVEHSVLCGSRKFPMKEPFVELVKGSLNTYLNAMTFSDKTMYPVASRNDKDFQNLMDVYLDAVFYPVMYDCPEVFMQEGWHYEAESKDSELRYKGVVYNEMKGAFSSPEAILDKEILASLFPDTTYGYESGGDPDVIPELTLEGFLAFHQKYYHPSNSYIYLYGKMDIVEKLSFLDKEYLSAFEAKSIDSTIQEQKLFSEPKYVESYYPASANEDIQDKTFLSLNCIVGKAEETETMMALQILEHFLLRTQSAPLKKALIDANIGKDVLSSFADSILQPSFSIIVSGSDVDQVEAFKRVTKETLEKLAREGIDRELIEASINLLEFKLREADFGQSPKGLIYNIKCMDSWLYDASPLLGISYEKPLEHIKSALDNRYFEKLIETRFLNNSHMTLVVLKPKQGLGELRAKEIRTELAAHKAKLSETEIENYIEMTKKLQLRQETPDTPDALATIPLLKLQDIEPKSEQLILEEKNILNTQVLFHPISTNKIAYLNLYFDAATLPQDLVLYAYLLAELLGKVSTENYEYSSLANEVNSSTGGIAYDVIAFTESHSAEVYYPKFKVKAKALVKKLPKLMKLLSEVLTKSKFDDKKRVKELIAQLKSSLEMYLLRNAQQVVAGRVLSYFSPASRYNEQGLLSFYEFIVDLNKNFESHYAVIQENFAKIMPMLFNKNEMVTSITLDKSDYDIFAKEYPKFLNVLHDIKFAKQEYEFTIDKLNEGLMTSSKIQYVAKGANFNRLGFAFSGSLRVLETILRYDYLWNRIRVQGGAYGAFTQFRRTGNMVFGSYRDPNLAETIDVYNETANYMRNFTVDEREMTKYIIGSMSTLDTPLTPQMKGEVAAECHIRHITQADIQRERDQVLATKQEDIRSLANLIDACMKENYLCVLGGEEKIKENKEIFNNLKQVFN
- a CDS encoding dipeptidase, which codes for MIDLHCDTISALYNNPEYGSLKKNSLQVDIEKLKQGHSTAQFFAMFVDTAVIEDSFLYCNNLIRKFYQELALNKDCIEIAHNFYEYLQNDKNKKISAFLTIEEGAVLKGDLTNINRFYQQGVRLITLTWNYANEIGYPNFNFTYQNKGLTSFGKSVVCEMNRLGMIVDVSHLSDQGFYDVAKVSSKPFIVSHSNSRDVVYHSRNLTNDMIRIVGEKGGVIGINFSNNLLSGSSYSYVEDMIRHIKHIYQIGGSDVLALGTDFDGIHAILEIENIGQIDKLFGALKSQGFKNDDIEKLSKLNCLRVIKDCLV
- a CDS encoding TetR/AcrR family transcriptional regulator, encoding MDKIKDQIDLSDPKNKRQHILDAAYIVFSRKGFHRATVDEIIKLADTGKGTVYNYFINKENLFYTLIEERSAPFRHHISNIKKDNIPPLEKIRLMTREFLSFYDKHADLWRVFMHEVRCFGEVGYPGFSEEQQKKCRRNFEEPLETLEAVIKEGIEQGLLIVASSKQAAYGLLSAILAIVFQKLIGDEFDQTAENIARVFLFGIANK
- a CDS encoding HlyD family secretion protein, whose translation is MEIDITEKVYKIIKYCLICILFLVLGMSSIIYCWQKNDVYLVISDAQIQGKNVNIMSKVSGTVQDILVEDGAMVEAGQTIAILQVEISPEQIKELENNLENEKLHYNNILSTPDVITPSVQNNTVVDQASVESAQKNLDRAAANRDKMEKLFAMGAISAVQNNAAQVAYQAALDNFTAANTPRVNSTAVVNQVANKQELLRIAQLQIDQAKLAYEQSKSAQQSAVITAPVSGMVNLNSFTIDTKVQAGQNLFTVSDIADVWVEAKINRNDVYKVGLGNFSSYSITEYPRLIFKGTVFDIIGDEALEQVDDNMAILKISVPMDEDTVFKPGMRVNLKITL
- a CDS encoding YerC/YecD family TrpR-related protein gives rise to the protein MSANPKLKDELTDQLCKAVLLLKDTEECYQFFEDICTISEIKALAQRLEVARMLRDGHTYDDIVDRTGASTATISRVKRCLNYGADGYKSILERLDERKKK